The proteins below come from a single Oncorhynchus gorbuscha isolate QuinsamMale2020 ecotype Even-year linkage group LG12, OgorEven_v1.0, whole genome shotgun sequence genomic window:
- the tnfrsf11a gene encoding tumor necrosis factor receptor superfamily member 11A — protein sequence MRIHFPTSWIFQGWVTHLVLNLCAQRALSRPTCTQQQYLKDKRCCRRCEPGSYVFAECSGYSDTKCRQCGRDEYQPDWTNETKCLPQKFCDTGKGFNRERPSNPQAAVPCQCQPGLECSPINCEFCEKIPTCGPGYGLETDTEAGRRTCVACKRGYFSPNTSIEPCRQWTNCKGLGKSDKKTGSDQTDAVCGPHLSGSSTSSWVLVCILSVITVLCLLILLLFCYKDKLKLLSVNLRLCVQNLKRTRIQQETLAPLYHSGGEGGRVGGQNCTLCEKTCLIVLADTPSETLHTCPTAIPGDRVKLPPIKEMKEERREEEDEGMGSEGSGEAEEVSEEAVCEEGVSEGVCVSPLWAGSCVCVLSVREPLEVGENEDCSQAVNPGTLGTCSCGGDGESRDGKKDERKDGGRERAKMVECLQGKSSEMSCNTSPYSLSPTSSPLSPVMPSCDLYLPLTPARSEVKAQLIDSSQRKVDGLYRLNSSISSTPTTDTTPTSTSITSPDPSVTVGDQQSKLSSEASSSEPNQGLSWRGSGGNKLLSGGSDLECAPDCIQSQLAEPALTSGQVTGNNNTTFISSGQVMNFSADVIVVYVSQTSLGNEEEGPDDAFGIPVQEQANERAPLFQSSASSKSVGHSPPPSPRNSITHNPPQQDDNLPVQEVTDELPSD from the exons atgagaattCACTTCCCTACCAGTTGGATATTTCAAGGCTGGGTCACCCATCTGGTTCTCAATCTGTGCGCACAG AGAGccctctccagacccacctgtaCCCAGCAGCAGTACCTCAAAGACAAGAGATGCTGCAGGAGGTGTGAACCAG GCTCCTATGTGTTTGCAGAGTGTTCTGGGTACTCTGACACCAAGTGTCGTCAGTGTGGTCGTGATGAGTACCAGCCTGACTGGACCAACGAGACCAAGTGTCTGCCACAGAAGTTCTGTGACACAG GTAAAGGTTTTAATCGTGAGAGGCCCAGTAACCCCCAGGCTGCGGTACCCTGTCAATGTCAACCTGGTCTAGAGTGTTCTCCTATCAACTGTGAGTTCTGTGAGAAGATTCCTACCTGTGGACCAGGATATGGACTGGAGACTGACACTg AGGCGGGCAGGAGAACTTGTGTTGCGTGCAAGCGAGGATATTTCTCTCCCAACACCTCTATAGAACCATGCAGACAGTGGACCAA TTGTAAAGGCCTGGGGAAGAGTGACAAAAAGACTGGGAGCGACCAGACTGATGCTGTCTGTGGACCCCATCTCTCTggttcctctacctcctcctgggTCCTAGTGTGTATTCTGTCAGTcatcactgtcctctgtctcctcaTCCTCCTGCTCTTCTGCTACAAGGACAAACTCAAACTACTCTCAG TGAATTTGCGATTATGTGTCCAGAATCTGAAAAGGACCCGGatacagcag GAGACTCTGGCCCCTCTCTACCACAGTGGGGGTGAAGGAGGTAGGGTAGGGGGGCAGAACTGCACCCTGTGTGAGAAAACCTGTCTGATTGTCCTTGCTGACACCCCCTCAGAAACTCTACACACCTGTCCTACAGCCATACCTGGTGACCGGGTCAAACTACCACCCATtaaagagatgaaggaggagaggagggaggaggaggatgaggggatggGAAGTGAGGGGTCAGGGGAGGCGGAGGAGGTTTCTGAGGAGGCTGTGTGTGAGGAGGGTGtatcagagggtgtgtgtgtgtctccactgtGGGCtggctcctgtgtgtgtgtgttgtctgtgaggGAACCTTTAGAGGTAGGAGAGAATGAAGACTGTAGTCAGGCCGTCAACCCTGGAACCCTCGGGACCTGCTCctgtggaggagatggggagagcagGGATGGAAAGAAGGATGAAagaaaagatggagggagggagagggccaAGATGGTTGAGTGCTTGCAAGGGAAGAGCTCTGAGATGAGCTGTAATAcctccccctactccctctctcccacctcctcccccctTTCCCCCGTCATGCCGTCATGTGACCTCTACCTGCCACTGACCCCAgccaggtcagaggtcaaagcTCAGCTGATTGACAGCTCACAGAGGAAAGTGGATGGGCTATACAGACTGAACTCTAGCATAAGCTCCACCcccaccacagacaccacacccaCTTCAACCTCTATAACCTCTCCTGACCCCTCTGTAACCGTGGGAGACCAGCAGTCCAAGCTAAGCTCTGAGGCCTCCAGCAGTGAGCCTAACCAGGGACTTTCTTGGAGGGGCAGTGGAGGAAACAAGCTCTTATCTGGGGGCTCGgatttggagtgtgcccctgattGTATCCAGAGCCAACTTGCGGAACCAGCACTCACCTCAG gtcAGGTGACGGGGAACAATAACACCACCTTCATCTCCAGCGGTCAGGTTATGAACTTCAGCGCTGATGTCATCGTCGTCTACGTCAGCCAGACGTCGCTAGGCAACGAGGAGGAAGGGCCAGATGATGCATTCGGAATCCCCGTCCAGGAACAGGCCAATGAGAGAGCTCCGTTGTTCCAGAGTTCTGCCTCCTCCAAAAGTGTCGGTCATTCACCTCCACCTTCTCCAAGGAACTCCATTACCCATAACCCCCCACAGCAGGATGACAACCTGCCAGTTCAGGAAGTGACTGATGAGTTGCCCAGTGACTGA